From the genome of Nicotiana tabacum cultivar K326 chromosome 17, ASM71507v2, whole genome shotgun sequence:
CAATAATTAAGTAGTATTCAGTGAATAGTAGCGAATTTAAAACTAACTTTATTCTTCTAAGTCAAATATTACTACTTAAGAGAGAGGTCAAATCCCAATTAAGCGTTTCTAAAGAATGAAAAAGACTAATTAAATCTCTCAAAAAGTCAATCATCCAAAGCTCGTGCAATCACGTCTATTAATGCTCCCCAAAATCTTAGCCAAAATGCAAAAAGAATTAGTCTCAATATTCTATCGTCGTGGGCACCACCTTGTCACACCCTAATATATATGCGAATATCAACCATTCCCATAGTTTGTATGCTCAACCTCTAATTTCCCTAATCATCATGTCTTCTTTAGCACTTGTACTTACTCTTCTTTTTTTGGGTATCTCAACTTTACAAGCTGAGTATTATGCACCTCTTCCTTATAGTTATGCACCTCTTCCTTATAGTTATGCACCTAATACTAAAAAAACTATGAATGTGATTGATTCTTGTTGGCGTACCAAATCAAATTGGGCCAAGAACCGCCGTGCATTGGCTGATTGTGCCGTCGGCTACGGCAAAGCTGCTATCGGAGGTAAATTTGGTGCCATATATGTCGTTACTAATCCATTGGACGACCCCGTAAACCCTAAACCAGGTACACTAAGATATGGTGTAATCCAATCCAAACCACTATGGATTACTTTCGCCAAAAACATGGTTATAACACTAAAGAATGAGCTTATGATAAATAGTTACAAGACTATAGATGGAAGAGGAGCTAAAGTGGAGATTGCATATGGACCTTGTATCACAATTGCACATGTTAGCCATGTGATTATACATGGGATTAGCATCCATGATTGTAAGCCTGGTAAGAAGGGCATTGTGCGGGATAGTCCGGTGCATGCCGGCCATCGTGGCGGCGCTGACGGAGACGGTATTGATATTTTTCAATCTTCTCATATTTGGATCGACCATTGCTATCTTGCACGTTGCACCGATGGTCTTATTGACGTTATTCATGCTTCTACTGCTGTTACCATTTCCAACAACTACTTCACTCAGCATGACAAAGTACGTGTATATTAATTTTTCTACTTAGTctatttaattaatttgtttaaaaCTTGTTGTTCGGGTGAACTCGTGATTAAGGGATTAACTAGAATCTGCACTTAAGGAATGGATAGGGTGCATTATTTAGCTGCAAATTAACTAACCGATTCGAGTTAAATAAGCTAGCTAGTGCAAACCGTGATTTTCATTTTGTCCCTTTAATTTACTTTTGGGATTAACTAGTACTGAAAGAAATCTGATGAGCAGGTTATGTTATTTGGGCACAATGATAACAATATAGAAGACAAGGTTATGAAAGTCACGGTAGCCTTCAACTACTTTGGCCCTGGTTTAATAGAACGAATGCCAAGGTAAATATGATTTCTATAGCtatgtatgtatttatttatttgaaaactAGGACTCCTCACATAAGTTAGATATATACATGCATGCAGAGTTAGGCTAGGTTATGCTCATGTGGCCAACAATCGCTACGAAAAATGGTTGATGTATGCTATTGGTGGAAGTGCAAATCCAACCATCTTCAGTGAAGGAAATTATTTCATGGCATATAAATCCACACAAGTGAGTGAGATAATCTAAATTCCCATTAATCCATGACAACTATATtaaccttttctttttcttatatcaataatatatagGAGTAATAGATTAATACTCATACATGAATATTGTTGCGTTTTTACTTATTAGGTTACGAAGAGGGAAGCAAAGAATGGGTGGAAGAATTGGAAGTGGAGGTCTTCAAAGGATAAATTCATGAATGGAGcatattttataccatctggATATGGA
Proteins encoded in this window:
- the LOC107820192 gene encoding putative pectate lyase 2 encodes the protein MSSLALVLTLLFLGISTLQAEYYAPLPYSYAPLPYSYAPNTKKTMNVIDSCWRTKSNWAKNRRALADCAVGYGKAAIGGKFGAIYVVTNPLDDPVNPKPGTLRYGVIQSKPLWITFAKNMVITLKNELMINSYKTIDGRGAKVEIAYGPCITIAHVSHVIIHGISIHDCKPGKKGIVRDSPVHAGHRGGADGDGIDIFQSSHIWIDHCYLARCTDGLIDVIHASTAVTISNNYFTQHDKVMLFGHNDNNIEDKVMKVTVAFNYFGPGLIERMPRVRLGYAHVANNRYEKWLMYAIGGSANPTIFSEGNYFMAYKSTQVTKREAKNGWKNWKWRSSKDKFMNGAYFIPSGYGSTNPYYSKAQSFPVADGSIVPSLTADAGPLRCTSYKC